A genomic region of Colletotrichum destructivum chromosome 5, complete sequence contains the following coding sequences:
- a CDS encoding Putative copper amine oxidase, whose protein sequence is MAPHPLTALSRDEFKTARNIVTNLYGSDSTLFYRAIFLQEPKKADLVPFLQAEHAGTITDETPRPPRLARLQYDVIRTTSKLPEHTQSVVDLGSGKEVDRTVAGPHSHPGYLPDEFALFQDACVASQLFKDAMAEFSLPEGFAVTIDPWPYGGPDEGEDIPSYMQGLVFARDASKENLDSNHYGYPIPIIPVMDFTTKEIVRIDRLATGGAGDGLNPRPPSSKPRSLFVDARSSASSEYVPELLDMPQRADLKPINITQPEGASFRVHADNLVEWQKWRFRLGFTPREGAVLHDLCYDGRPVLYRLSYSELTVPYGDPRPPFQRKQAFDLGDGGFGRVANNLELGCDCLGAIHYLDALLADTEGNPTIAKAVACLHEQDNGIGWKHTNFRTNRAIVTRLREFVVQCVVTLANYEYVFAYKLDTAGGITLETRATGVMSVVAVDEGAAASDYGAVVAPGVLAQNHQHIFAVRIDPAVDSYEAGATRVVVEESVPVPLDVSTNPHGNYYEVRKSVVERARWIDAEPRLNRVVKFENTTKRNAVSGRNVGFKLTPSASQLLLADERSQVSRRAKFARHHVWVTGYRDDELWAAGEFTNQSIEEVGGVWDMVARGDWFGDGGGDGGHGENGETGDGGEGKRSSPVVWSVFGLTHNPRVEDWPVMPVEIHHMNIRPADFFTANPALDVPSTRNTASVIVPCCGRQKTDSGNGADGDGGDEQRVQRAALTHLQGPGPDIPAREAGAHVEGRG, encoded by the exons ATGGCGCCGCATCCTTTGACAGCGTTGTCCCGAGACGAGTTCAAGACGGCGCGAAACATCGTGACGAACCTATACGGCTCCGATTCTACTCTCTTTTATCGGGCGATCTTCCTGCAGGAGCCCAAAAAGGCCGATTTGGTGCCGTTCCTCCAAGCCGAGCACGCAGGAACCATCACAGACGAGACGCCGCGACCTCCACGCCTGGCGAGGCTTCAGTACGATGTCATCAGGACTACCAGTAAGTTGCCCGAGCACACCCAGTCCGTCGTGGACTTGGGTTCGGGCAAAGAAGTCGATAGGACCGTCGCTGGGCCGCATTCCCACCCCGGTTATCTCCC CGACGAATTCGCGCTTTTCCAAGACGCCTGCGTGGCATCCCAGCTCTTCAAAgacgccatggccgagtTCTCCCTCCCGGAAGGCTTCGCCGTCACCATAGACCCGTGGCCATACGGCGGCCCGGACGAAGGCGAGGACATCCCGTCGTATATGCagggcctcgtcttcgcgcGCGACGCCTCCAAGGAGAACCTCGACTCAAACCACTACGGCTACCCGATCCCGATTATCCCCGTCATGGATTTCACCACCAAGGAGATTGTTCGCATCGACCGCCTCGCTacgggcggcgccggcgacggccttaacccccggccgccgtcctccaaACCGAGGTCTTTATTCGTCGACGCCAGATCTTCTGCCTCCTCCGAGTACGTTcccgagctcctcgacatGCCACAGCGCGCGGACCTCAAGcccatcaacatcacccaGCCCGAGGGCGCCTCCTTCAGGGTCCACGCCGACAACCTCGTCGAGTGGCAGAAGTGGCGGTTCCGGCTCGGCTTCACGCCgcgcgagggcgccgtcCTGCACGACCTCTGTTACGATGGCCGCCCTGTGCTCTACCGCCTCAGCTACAGCGAGCTGACGGTGCCGTACGGCGACCCGCGGCCGCCGTTCCAGCGCAAGCAGGCtttcgacctcggcgacggcggcttcggccgcGTCGCCAACAATCTCGAGCTCGGCTGCGATTGCCTCGGCGCCATTCACTATCTCGACGCGCTGCTGGCCGACACGGAGGGCAACCCGACGatcgccaaggccgtcgcGTGCCTGCACGAGCAGGACAACGGCATCGGGTGGAAGCACACCAACTTCCGCACGAACCGCGCCATCGTCACGAGGCTGCGCGAGTTCGTTGTGCAGTGCGTCGTCACGCTGGCCAACTACGAGTACGTTTTCGCCTACAAGCTCGACACGGCGGGCGGCATCACGCTTGAGACGCGCGCGACGGGCGTCATGAGCGTCGTGGCCgtggacgagggcgccgcggCATCCGActacggcgccgtcgtcgcgccCGGCGTGTTGGCGCAGAACCACCAGCACATCTTCGCCGTGCGcatcgacccggccgtcgacTCGTACGAGGCCGGGGCCAcgcgcgtcgtcgtcgaggagagcGTTCCCGTGCCCCTCGACGTTTCGACGAACCCGCACGGCAACTACTACGAGGTCCGCAAGTCGGTAGTCGAGAGGGCGCGCTGGATCGACGCGGAGCCGCGGCTGAACCGGGTTGTCAAGTTTGAGAACACGACGAAGCGCAACGCCGTGTCCGGACGCAACGTCGGGTTCAAActgacgccgtcggcgtcgcagctgctgctggcggaCGAGCGGAGCCAGGTGTCCCGGAGGGCCAAGTTCGCGCGGCACCACGTCTGGGTCACGGGGTACCGCGACGATGAGCTCTGGGCGGCAGGAGAGTTTACGAACCAGAGCATCGAGGAGGTCGGCGGGGTGTGGGACATGGTCGCAAGGGGGGACTGGttcggtgatggcggcggcgatggtggtcATGGAGAGAACGGAGAGActggtgatggtggcgagGGGAAAAGGAGCAGTCCCGTTGTCTGGAGCGTGTTCGGGTTGACGCATAACCCGCGCGTCGAGGACTGGCCCGTGAT GCCCGTCGAGATCCACCACATGAACATCCGCCCCGCCGACTTCTTCACAGCAAACCCGGCACTTGACGTGCCGAGCACACGGAACACGGCGAGCGTTATTGTCCCGTGTTGCGGGCGGCAGAAGACGGACTCGGGTAACGGGGCGGACGGGGATGGCGGGGATGAGCAAAGGGTACAGAGGGCGGCATTGACGCATCTCCAGGGGCCGGGCCCGGATATCCCGGCGCGCGAGGCGGGCGCGCACgtcgaggggaggggatga
- a CDS encoding Putative Acyl transferase domain superfamily, phosphopantetheine binding ACP domain, thiolase, translating into MTRSHSSNPIPNTPIISHDGGGGQQQKAAHSPLAIVGYAYRAPVVGRSGLWDLLAEARCASSRVPSSRFNHDAYYCPDHEKPGYIHARGGHFMPDDIHAFDAGFFNVRRDEAKAMDPQQRITAECAFEALESAGWTLRDVAGRNVAVFAAHQGSTYAGHAAEDLLTTSTYSASGTAGCMLANRISYLFDLRGPSAAVDTACASSSYAFHLACQSVRLGECEAALVSAANLLNGPELWSMLDTVGVLSPEGKCFSYDHRASGFGRGEGSACLVVKPLAAALADGDTVRAVIRNTAASHSGRITGGITMPSQEAQEALARRVHGEVGLDPKDTGFVEGHGTGTAVGDPIDAAAIASVYASPRSTSDPVYLGSVKSNIGHLEGASGLLSLIKATMMLERGVMLPNANFEKLNPDILEASGSDRLRVLKEAMPWPESSPSPRRVCVTNYGLGGANSAILLEQAPESNNDRPNNSQVNDDGLGQPDETPRVFALSAGSRSSLSAYAASLVQYLASDEARKNVHDLLRDISFTLGQRRTHFAQSRRAIVARSQDELRERLLEIAADVSAKRSGPSLKGDVPVPGLVFTGQGAQHAGMATGLRRFQPFATAMEQASRCLAKLGAPWSIEEELARSGDDSRIDDAEISQPACTIVQLGLVRLLRAWGVAPAVVVGHSSGEIAAAFAAGLVSFDTAVALAYYRGRVVVALQAAAREEDAALLRGGMVAIGVGEEDAERLVAETLGPDDDRGRVTVAAVNSPSSVTLSGDQEALQAVEERAEQQGLNPRRLKVGVAYHSHHMQTVADSYRALIEPHCRGLGPNAGPSPDAGAGPSVDPGPGKAARPAADASSHPRAVFVSSVTGQVESDIDASYWVRNLVQPVRFSDALKRLMSLRHGEQGKHANLLVEVGPHPALRGPVRQTIDVLLRSNSPQLNDGGGAPAETPAAPAPAPAQVPYLASLQRGTPPVAALLDLASRLFEAGGVVDDDLKWEHINQTTRYNAKLVTDLPAYAWNHETTYLQRPRIAAQKLFGGTPYNALLGGRTAHCEGDEHSFRNVFTMDDLPWLRDHVVGGDVLFPFTGFLALALEAVRTVTTTLATGCGGSSGSGSGSNITPESMIIRELTVRRSLKIVEDQRVDVTTKLRPLDPGNDASSAARSSSPGWSFDILSWSEENGWTSHCRGCIAVDHEPLSPRSFVVSEAEEALDRLMMKNNRGPGPTRLDPAKEYRTAAGSGTAYGPEFATMTELWEGPDHDVTTHVTVLRADALTPPSSSHSLSLSPVTVDPPTLDSFFHGIHILHERADGVRGVYVPTNVSRLRVSNRIRAEAGQAFTVVSRVLDHSRQNGRMDFSIVVFQGSLLDDAGDPGHARIPVLEIDRATIKRVRQPTAESIVAGMPASYAERLVPHVGLVDGGALATMLSADFSLEHDQLEKRRLGNQVACGYMALALPQTADDDLTNLPSHLIKMRSAVRKFASTWPGLSHSLAQGSTDTTTADTTTTITTTTDGAPLSLASLRPLADAIGPAGTLLRIIGEQLVPIMRNEVQSLELMMQDGLLWRHYQDEAAFRRGNQAMARFARVLAATTPRLRILEVGGGTAGTTEPVLDALSSPDVFPFAEYVFTDISPGFFDKARAKLARWSDRVTFDRLDISKEPAAQGAAFAPGSFDLVVASLVLHATPDIAVSLSHVRSLLKPGGRLLMLESMHMAPLDLAYLGLPGWWLAEDAYRASGEPLVGQEVWHRALRDSGFTGIDGAVEDYPGHPERNVTAIWSTAVDDADNKPGPGPGPKPEHKPEPKQPTAGVDNETGGYLQGPARVTVCGFWGGGDDDNDEDTRTREFAERVSREVGERLSLKSFKSSPPPPVQRLSEFQADAETYCIFVDGLRRSVFEDLTASRFEELKGMLVESAGVLWVSSHLAPAEAGLGKGLLRSLRHENPDKMMVLLEGAIFDDAHDDRGDDDDDDKENRGQSARAAARIAVEHLIPDGPDPARKLLLRRDQDLVLKDGQIHVVRLAEMEASREVFAEELMGAGAGAVVAKDEQPLPQDEAVELTVSSTGDLDAVYFRRTPLLETELADDDILVRVQAASLNFRDVLVLLGSIPWYAPGREGAGEVLRVGRKVRSVEAGDRVFFYTTDAESSFANFVRIPHHHATRVPSALTVEEAASLPSAYYTAVACLETLAGLQPGESLLVHSAAGAVGQVCIQLAQHVGARIFATAGTPERREFLRQTYRLTDVFDSRTADFRDDILRATKGKGVDVIVNSLSGPLLQATWDLIAEGGRFVEIGRVDFLANNRLAMRPFDRNATFMGLDISRRPPAERRRAMDRIVELLEQGVFRPLSPLTLVPISELPKALRMLQQGRIIGKAVVTVSPSDTVPVERRRRLGTPALASSSSSPSSLSSPPSFSSSWLSSEATYLITGGTGGIGRSLAAWLLRNGAGHVLLLGRSGATRPKVARLLEAYPGCLHAVACDVGQPSDLTRALDGVVASAGLPPVRGVIHGALYLRDALFSNTSFEDWQNITAPKVAAAWTLHKRLPDLDFFVSLSSMTGVFGTLGQPAYCAASAFLNSFARYRLARGLPASSLCLPLVEDIGYVAESLGDEDGWRRSLGLTLREEHIHALVKGAIVAPSALYGADDGLGLSFCFAARDIDVDGGAAPFPWMNQNYSMAVSNGIAAAAAAGGKAGRAYMARRGAGGGSGGGGGGASRAVENRDVLAVLTQKVADITMMDHEELDPNTRLEDLGLDSLVAVELRNFIRREWSVELGLNQIVGGGTLASLMETIRSSQAEFAG; encoded by the exons ATGACGCGGAGCCACTCTTCCAACCCAATCCCCAATACCCCAATCATCAGCCatgacggaggcggcggccagcaaCAAAAGGCCGCCCATTCACCCTTGGCCATCGTCGGGTACGCCTACCGGGCTCCCGTCGTCGGGCGATCCGGCCTGTGGGATCtcctggccgaggcgaggTGCGCATCGTCTCGGGTGCCATCCTCCCGCTTCAACCACGACGCATACTACTGCCCGGACCACGAGAAGCCGGGCTACATCCACGCCCGGGGCGGCCACTTCATGCCGGACGACATCCACGCGTTCGACGCCGGCTTCTTCAACGTCCGGCgggacgaggccaaggccatggaCCCGCAGCAGCGCATCACCGCCGAGTGCGCCTTCGAAGCCTTGGAGAGCGCCGGGTGGACGCTCCGGGACGTCGCCGGGCGCAACGTGGCCGTCTTCGCGGCGCACCAGGGGTCGACGTACGCCGGCcacgcggccgaggacctccTGACCACGAGCACGTACAGCGCGAGCGGCACCGCCGGGTGCATGCTCGCGAACCGCATCTCGTACCTCTTCGACCTGCGCGGGCcaagcgccgccgtcgacacgGCCTGCGCCAGCAGCTCGTACGCCTTCCACCTGGCGTGCCAGAGCGTCCGGCTCGGCGAGTGCGAGGCCGCCCTGGTATCGGCGGCGAACCTCCTGAATGGGCCCGAGCTATGGTCCATGCTCGACACCGTCGGCGTGCTGTCGCCCGAGGGGAAGTGCTTTTCCTACGACCACCGGGCCTCCGGGTTCGGACGGGGCGAAGGCAGTGCCTGTCTTGTGGTGAAGCCGTTGGCTGCGGCGTTGGCCGATGGCGACACCGTACGCGCCGTCATCCGCAAC ACCGCAGCGAGCCATTCAGGCCGGATAACCGGTGGCATTACGATGCCATCTCAAGAAGCCCAGGAGGCCTTGGCCAGGCGCGTCCACGGAGAAGTCGGGCTGGATCCCAAGGACACCGGATTCGTTGAGGGACACGGCACGGGCACCGCGGTTGGCGATCCCATTGACGCGGCCGCCATCGCTTCGGTGTACGCGAGTCCACGATCGACATCCGACCCGGTCTATCTTGGTTCCGTCAAGTCGAATATAGG ACATCTCGAAGGCGCCAGTGGCCTCCTCTCACTCATCaaggcgacgatgatgctcGAGCGAGGGGTCATGCTCCCCAACGCCAACTTTGAAAAGCTTAACCCCGATATCCTGGAAGCCAGTGGTTCCGACAGACTACGGGTGCTGAAAGAGGCGATGCCGTGGCCCGagtcgtctccgtctcccagGCGGGTATGTGTGACCAACTACG GACTCGGCGGAGCCAACTCGGCCATATTGCTGGAACAAGCCCCTGAGAGTAACAACGACCGTCCCAACAACAGCCAAGTGAacgatgatggcctcggccagccgGACGAGACACCTCGGGTCTTTGCCCTCTCTGCtgggtcgaggtcgagcctGAGCGCTTACGCAGCCTCTCTCGTCCAGTATCTAGCTTCGGACGAAGCCCGAAAAAACGTGCATGACTTGCTGCGGGACATCAGCTTCACGCTGGGCCAGCGACGTACGCATTTCGCGCAGTCCCGGCGGGCGATTGTGGCCCGGTCCCAAGACGAACTGCGAGAGCGGTTGCTGGAGATTGCCGCCGATGTCTCGGCGAAACGGAGCGGACCGAGCTTGAAAGGAGATGTGCCTGTCCCCGGGCTGGTCTTTACGGGCCAAGGCGCTCA ACATGCAGGTATGGCCACCGGGCTCCGGCGCTTTCAACCCTTCGCCACCGCCATGGAACAGGCGTCGCGGTGCCTCGCGAAACTCGGAGCGCCGTGGTcgatcgaggaggagctggcccGGTCGGGGGACGACTCGCgcatcgacgacgcggaAATCTCCCAGCCGGCGTGCAccatcgtccagctcggcctaGTCCGGCTTCTCCGCGCATGGGGCGTGGCACCGGCGGTCGTGGTGGGGCATTCCAGCGGCGAGATCGCGGCCGCGTTCGCCGCGGGCCTCGTCTCGTTCGACACGGCGGTCGCCCTCGCGTACTACCGCGGCCGGGTAGTGGTCGCTCTGCAGGCGGCCGCGCGTGAGGAGGATGCCGCGCTGCTCCGTGGAGGTATggtcgccatcggcgtcggagaggaggacgccgagagGCTCGTGGCCGAGACTCTTGGACCGGACGACGATCGTGGCAGGGTGACCGTCGCGGCCGTGAACAGCCCTTCGTCCGTCACCCTGTCCGGAGACCAAGAGGCCCTCCAGGCCGTTGAGGAGCGAGCCGAGCAGCAAGGGCTGAACCCCCGAAGACTCAAGGTCGGCGTTGCGTATCACTCCCATCACATGCAGACGGTGGCCGACTCGTACAGGGCTCTGATCGAGCCTCACTGCCGTGGTCTGGGTCCGAATGCGGGTCCGAGTCCGGATGCGGGTGCGGGTCCGAGTGTGGATCCTGGGCCGGGAAAGGCCGCTCGACCGGCGGCGGACGCCTCCTCCCACCCTCGGGCGGTTTTTGTCTCCTCCGTTACCGGCCAAGTCGAGTCGGATATCGACGCTTCCTACTGGGTGCGCAATCTCGTCCAGCCGGTGCGGTTTTCGGACGCGCTCAAACGGCTGATGAGTCTCCGTCACGGCGAGCAGGGCAAACATGCCAACCTCCTAGTCGAAGTTGGGCCTCATCCGGCGCTCAGAGGTCCCGTCCGACAGACTATCGATGTCCTGTTGCGAAGTAACTCTCCCCAGTTGaatgatggaggaggagcacCAGCAGaaacaccagcagcaccagcaccagcaccagctcAGGTGCCGTATCTCGCCTCGTTGCAGCGAGGGACCCCCCCCGTTGCAGCCCTCTTGGACTTGGCCAGCCGCCTCTTCGAAGCGGGAggagtcgtcgacgacgacctgaaGTGGGAGCACATCAACCAGACCACGCGGTACAACGCGAAGCTCGTGACGGACCTGCCCGCCTACGCCTGGAACCACGAGACGACCTACCTGCAGCGGCCGCGCATCGCGGCGCAGAAGCTGTTCGGCGGCACGCCGTACAACGCGCTCCTGGGCGGGCGGACGGCGCACTGCGAGGGGGACGAGCACTCGTTCCGCAACGTCTTCACGATGGACGACCTGCCGTGGCTGCGGgaccacgtcgtcggcggcgacgtcctgTTCCCCTTCACCGGCTtcctggccctggccctcGAGGCTGTGCGCACCGTCACCACGACGCTTGCGACTGGCTgtggcggcagcagcggcagcggaaGCGGCAGCAACATCACACCGGAGAGCATGATAATCAGGGAGCTGACCGTGAGACGGAGCCTGAAGATTGTCGAGGACCAGCGCGTCGACGTGACCACCAAGCTGAGACCGCTCGACCCCGGGAACGAcgccagctcggcggcgaggtcgtcatcgccggGCTGGAGCTTCGACATCTTGTCGTGGTCGGAAGAGAACGGCTGGACCTCGCACTGCCGCGGCTGCATCGCGGTCGATCATGAGCCGCTGAGCCCGAGGAgcttcgtcgtctccgaggccgaggaggccctcGATCGCCTGATGATGAAGAACAACAGAGGCCCCGGACCGACGAGGCTGGATCCGGCCAAGGAGTACCGCACGGcggccggctccggcacGGCGTACGGCCCCGAGTTCGCGACCATGACGGAGCTGTGGGAGGGTCCGGACCACGATGTCACTACGCACGTCACCGTCTTGCGCGCGGATGCCCTGACGCCCCCGTCGTCTTCTcactccctctccctctcccccgtGACCGTCGATCCGCCCACCCTCGACTCCTTCTTCCACGGCATCCACATCCTCCACGAacgcgccgacggcgtgaGGGGCGTCTACGTGCCGACCAACGTCTCGCGGCTCCGCGTGTCGAACCGCATtcgggccgaggccggccaaGCCTTCACCGTCGTAAGCCGCGTGCTCGACCACAGCCGGCAGAACGGCCGGATGGACTtcagcatcgtcgtcttccaggGGTccctccttgacgacgccggTGATCCCGGACATGCCAGGATCCCCGTCTTGGAGATCGACAGGGCGACGATCAAGCGCGTCCGGCAgccgacggccgagagcatcgtGGCCGGCATGCCCGCCAGCTACGCCGAGCGTCTCGTGCCCCACgtcgggctcgtcgacggtggcGCCCTGGCGacgatgctctcggccgacTTCTCCCTCGAGCACGACCAGCTCGAGAAGCGGCGGCTGGGGAACCAGGTCGCCTGCGGCTACATGGCGTTGGCGCTGCCGCagacggccgacgacgacctgacGAACCTGCCGTCGCACCTCATCAAGATGAGGTCCGCCGTGCGCAAGTTCGCGAGCACATGGCCTGGTCTTTCCCATAGTCTTGCCCAAGGATCTACTGATACAACTACTGCTGatactactactactattactactactactgACGGCGCCCCGTTGTCCCTGGCCTCCCTCCGACCCCTCGCGGACGCCATCGGGCCCGCCGGCACGCTGCTGCGCATCATCGGCGAGCAGCTGGTGCCCATCATGCGTAACGAGGTCCAGTCGCTGGAGCTGATGATGCAGGACGGCCTGCTCTGGCGGCACTAccaggacgaggccgccttCCGGCGCGGCAACCAGGCCATGGCGAGGTTCGCGCGCgtgctggcggcgacgacgccccGGCTGCGCATCCttgaggtcggcggcggcacggccGGCACCACCGAGCCGGTCCTCGACGCGCTGTCTTCGCCCGACGTCTTCCCCTTTGCCGAGTACGTCTTCACCGACATCTCCcccggcttcttcgacaaggcCCGGGCCAAGCTGGCGCGGTGGTCCGACCGCGTGACGTTCGACCGGCTCGACATCTCCAAGGAACCCGCCGCGCAGGGGGCCGCGTTCGCGCCGGGCTccttcgacctcgtcgtcgcctcgctCGTCCTGCACGCCACGCCCGATATCGCCGTGAGCCTGTCGCACGTCAGAAGCCTCCTCAAGCCCGGGGGACGCCTCCTGATGCTGGAGAGCATGCACATGGCgcccctcgacctcgcctaCCTCGGGCTCCCCGGCTGGTggctcgccgaggacgcgtACCGGGCGTCGGGGGAGCCTCTCGTCGGACAGGAGGTATGGCATCGCGCCCTCCGGGACAGTGGCTTTAccggcatcgacggcgcTGTCGAGGACTACCCCGGCCACCCCGAGCGGAATGTCACGGCCATATGGTCCACGGCAGTAGATGATGCAGACAATAagcctgggcctgggcctgggcctAAGCCTGAGCATAAGCCCGAGCCTAAGCAGCCGACGGCCGGTGTGGACAACGAGACCGGCGGCTATCTTCAAGGTCCAGCCCGAGTGACCGTCTGTGGCTTttggggaggaggagacgacgacaacgacgaagatACCCGGACGCGAGAGTTCGCCGAGCGAGTGTCTCGTGAAGTGGGCGAGCGGTTGTCGTTGAAGTCGTTCaagtcgtcgccgccgccgccagtcCAACGACTCTCCGAGTTCCAGGCGGACGCGGAGACCTACTGCATCTTCGTCGACGGGCTCCGCCGCAGCGTGTTCGAGGACCTGACGGCGAGCCGCTTCGAGGAGTTGAAGGGCATGCTCGTCGAGAGCGCCGGCGTCCTGTGGGTTTCTTCGCACCTCGccccggccgaggccggcctgggcAAGGGGCTGCTGCGGTCTCTCCGCCACGAGAACCCGGACAAGATGATGGTCTTGCTGGAAGGCGCCATCTTTGACGACGCCCACGATGATcgcggtgacgacgacgacgacgacaaagaaAACAGGGGCCAGTCGGCCAGGGCAGCGGCCAGGATCGCCGTCGAGCACCTGATCCCGGACGGGCCGGACCCGGCGAGAAAGCTCCTGCTCCGCCGGGACCAGGACCTCGTCCTCAAGGACGGACAGATCCACGTCGTACGCCTCGCTGAGATGGAAGCCTCCAGGGAGGTCTTCGCGGAGGAGCTGatgggcgcgggcgcgggcgcggtcgtcgccaaggacgagcagccgctgccgcaggacgaggcggtcgagtTGACGGTCTCGTCGaccggcgacctcgacgccgtgtACTTCCGCCGGACGCCGCTCCTCGAGACGGAGctggcggacgacgacatcctcgtcagGGTCCAGGCGGCGTCGCTCAACTTCCGCGACgtgctcgtcctcctcggctcGATCCCCTGGTACGCGcccggccgcgagggcgCGGGAGAGGTGCTCCGCGTGGGCCGCAAGGTCCGgtccgtcgaggccggcgaccgcGTCTTCTTCTACACGACGGACGCCGAGAGCAGCTTCGCCAACTTTGTGCGCATCCCTCACCACCACGCGACGCGCGTGCCCTCGGCCCtgaccgtcgaggaggctgcGTCGCTGCCCTCGGCCTACtacaccgccgtcgcctgcCTCGAGACCCTGGCCGGGCTGCAGCCGGGCGAGTCGCTGCTCGTCcactcggcggcgggcgccgTTGGCCAGGTCTGCATCCAGCTCGCGCAGCACGTGGGCGCGCGCATCTTTGCCACGGCCGGCACGCCCGAGCGGCGGGAGTTCCTCCGGCAGACCTACCGGCTGACGGACGTCTTCGACAGCCGCACCGCGGACTTCCGCGACGATATCCTGCGGGCGACCAAGGGGAAAGGGGTGGACGTCATCGTGAACTCGCTGAGCGGGCCCCTCCTCCAGGCGACGTGGGACCTCATCGCCGAAGGCGGGCGCTTCGTCGAGATCGGACGcgtcgacttcctcgccaaCAACCGTCTGGCCATGCGGCCCTTTGACCGGAACGCCACATTCATGGGTCTGGACATCTCCCGGCGACCCCCGGCCGAGCGGCGCAGGGCCATGgaccgcatcgtcgagctgctcgagcagGGCGTCTTCCGGCCGCTGAGTCCGCTGACGCTGGTCCCGATTTCGGAGCTGCCCAAGGCTTTGAGGATGTTGCAGCAGGGCCGCATCatcggcaaggccgtcgtcacgGTCTCGCCGTCGGACACGGTGCCGGTCGAACGACGGAGGCGGTTGGGGACTCCTGCTctggcttcttcttcttcttccccttcttctctttcttctcctccttctttctcttcttcttggctcTCCTCCGAGGCCACTTATCTCATCACGGGCGGGACCGGCGGCATCGGACGCTCGTTGGCGGCGTGGCTCCTCCGgaacggcgccggccacgtcctcctcctcggccgcagcGGCGCGACCCGTCCCAAGGTGGCCAGGCTGCTCGAGGCCTACCCGGGCTGTCTGCACGCTGTGGCCTGCGATGTCGGGCAGCCGTCGGACCTCACGCGCGCTCTGGACGGGGTCGTCGCGAGCGCGGGTCTGCCCCCCGTGCGCGGTGTGATACACGGGGCGCTCTACCTCCGA GATGCCCTCTTCAGCAACACGTCCTTTGAAGACTGGCAAAACATCACGGCACccaaggtcgccgccgcctggacCTTGCACAAACGCCTTCCGGACCTGGACTTCTTCGTCTCTCTGAGCTCCATGACGGGCGTCTTTGGAAccctcggccagccagcctaCTGCGCAGCGTCG GCGTTCCTGAACTCGTTTGCGCGATACCGCCTGGCCCGCGGCCTCCCCGCCAGCTCCCTCTGCCTGCCCCTCGTTGAGGACATCGGCTACGTCGCCGAGTcgctgggcgacgaggacggctGGCGGCGGTCGCTCGGCCTCACGCTGAGGGAGGAGCACATCCACGccctcgtcaagggcgccatcgtcgcgcCGTCCGCCCTctacggcgccgatgacggcctcggcctgtcCTTCTGcttcgccgcccgcgacatcgacgtcgacgggggcGCCGCGCCGTTCCCGTGGATGAACCAGAACTACTCCATGGCCGTGAgcaacggcatcgccgccgccgctgccgccggggGGAAGGCCGGCCGAGCCTACATGgcacgacgaggagctggcggcggcagcggcggcggtggcggcggggcTTCAAGGGCCGTGGAGAACCGGGACGTGCTCGCCGTTCTTACGCAAAAGGTCGCCGACATCACCATGATGGACCACGAGGAGCTGGACCCGAACACCAGGTTGGAGGACTTGGGGCTGGACTCGCTCGTGGCGGTCGAGCTGCGGAACTTCATCCGCCGCGAGTGGTctgtcgagctcggcctcaaCCAGATTGTCGGCGGGGGCACCCTGGCGTCTTTGATGGAGACTATCCGGTCCTCCCAGGCCGAGTTTGCTGGGTGA